One window of uncultured Erythrobacter sp. genomic DNA carries:
- a CDS encoding TonB-dependent receptor, whose product MKSALFTTVSIVGLAAAQPVYGQSVETSEGAEGVPASEQRDEILVIAQRREQDVQDVPIAISVFSDEDRDRLGIRTIQDMSNFTPGLSFSASLDRLSIRGIGRLTNIIGTDPGVATYNDGFYTASAAEASKTPMFVERVEVLRGPQGTLYGRNSIGGSLNVVSKRPTDEFEGEVRATVESLGFWIGEGYLSGPITDELRARVSVQVGPRFFDEPYTNISGLEDEGTLDRFLVEGQLEWDISDSTELWLKYSHAEWDDHNRTGGLVTPFSTTEVLPEGLVPSAAFGYAVASPGVTDPRSFDANTRASQKLTDNHNIVAHLTADMGGVTVKYVGGYSQYFYEQISDYDFTSVDSVTTGAGTLAALSPAFAAFTYTYNPTYVQEYIEDKSYYSNEITLSNSDPAAFNWIVGLYQYHEDFSQPITQFVDADGSDNLSAAIVAPICLGQFGIPTATCATNPRRSFYEGRSNLEIDGLAAFGQADFEVSDGLKLTVGLRYSRDEKKGDESFRLVGWNPTDPTVDPVGCFGFGCGPFTPAFDVTVPVLNTVFPGLTGSGAQTRSFEDDWGGLSWRLGLDYAPNPDTLIFGSYSRGIKSGGFNLGVYSENAVVDKEEVDAFEIGIKSRPAYGFTLNATAFHYVYDGLQVPIEVETGGIGLGNLFNVPTSKSTGFELETSWEATDWFEFNANYAYLDARITQIDMLFDDPNLPGNNLISIDGNRLPASSKHKLSVSGLIDVPLAQGDLFFAGSYVYRSNAYYGVFDNPNYRAPGWDQVDLRATYVAPDRNIRLIAYVRNVFDTLGYDGADALEGSRSSRFGQTLSYTPPRSFGAEVQFSF is encoded by the coding sequence ATGAAAAGCGCATTGTTCACAACAGTTTCTATCGTCGGCTTGGCAGCCGCCCAACCAGTTTACGGACAGTCAGTCGAAACCAGCGAAGGCGCGGAGGGTGTGCCTGCATCCGAACAGCGCGATGAAATTCTCGTGATTGCCCAGCGGCGCGAACAAGACGTTCAAGATGTGCCGATCGCCATCTCGGTCTTTTCCGATGAAGATCGCGATCGTCTGGGAATTCGCACGATTCAGGACATGTCTAACTTCACCCCCGGACTCAGCTTTTCGGCTTCGCTCGATCGGCTTTCGATCCGCGGCATTGGCCGGCTGACCAATATTATCGGCACCGACCCGGGTGTAGCTACTTACAATGACGGCTTCTACACGGCTTCGGCCGCCGAGGCGTCCAAGACGCCGATGTTTGTTGAGCGTGTCGAAGTGCTGCGTGGGCCTCAGGGCACTTTGTATGGACGAAATTCGATCGGCGGGTCGCTCAATGTCGTCTCGAAGCGCCCAACCGACGAATTTGAAGGCGAAGTGCGCGCGACTGTCGAAAGTTTGGGTTTCTGGATCGGAGAGGGCTATCTCTCTGGTCCGATCACTGATGAGTTGAGAGCGCGTGTCAGCGTTCAGGTCGGGCCCCGCTTTTTTGACGAGCCGTATACCAATATTTCCGGCCTCGAAGACGAAGGGACACTCGATCGGTTTCTTGTCGAGGGGCAACTGGAATGGGACATTTCAGACAGCACCGAATTGTGGCTAAAATATTCCCACGCCGAATGGGATGACCACAACCGCACTGGAGGCTTGGTTACGCCGTTTTCTACAACCGAGGTTCTGCCCGAAGGACTCGTGCCGAGTGCGGCCTTCGGGTATGCGGTTGCGTCTCCGGGTGTGACCGATCCGCGGTCTTTCGATGCCAATACCCGCGCCAGCCAAAAACTAACGGACAACCACAATATCGTCGCTCACCTGACCGCGGATATGGGCGGTGTCACTGTCAAATATGTCGGTGGCTATTCGCAGTACTTTTACGAGCAGATTTCGGACTACGATTTCACGAGCGTGGATTCTGTCACAACTGGTGCGGGAACATTGGCTGCGCTGAGCCCCGCTTTTGCTGCATTCACCTACACTTACAACCCGACCTATGTGCAGGAATACATCGAGGACAAGAGCTACTATAGCAACGAGATCACCCTATCGAACAGCGACCCAGCCGCGTTCAATTGGATCGTTGGCCTCTACCAATATCACGAAGATTTCTCACAGCCGATCACCCAATTCGTCGATGCAGATGGGTCAGACAATCTGAGTGCCGCGATCGTAGCACCGATCTGTCTGGGCCAGTTTGGCATTCCAACCGCGACCTGTGCCACCAATCCCCGCCGCTCATTTTACGAAGGCAGAAGCAATCTCGAGATCGACGGGTTAGCTGCTTTCGGTCAGGCGGATTTCGAGGTGTCGGATGGGCTAAAGCTCACGGTAGGCCTGCGCTATTCGCGTGACGAGAAGAAGGGCGATGAATCTTTCCGTCTTGTCGGTTGGAACCCCACCGATCCGACGGTTGATCCGGTTGGCTGCTTCGGGTTTGGTTGCGGGCCTTTCACGCCGGCATTCGATGTGACCGTTCCGGTCCTCAACACAGTATTTCCGGGCTTGACTGGATCTGGCGCCCAAACCCGTTCATTCGAGGATGACTGGGGCGGACTTTCGTGGCGCCTTGGCCTTGATTATGCGCCAAATCCCGACACTTTGATATTCGGCAGCTATTCGCGCGGCATCAAATCCGGCGGTTTCAATCTTGGTGTCTATTCCGAAAATGCTGTGGTCGACAAAGAGGAAGTCGATGCGTTTGAAATCGGTATCAAGAGCCGTCCAGCTTACGGCTTTACGCTGAATGCGACTGCATTCCATTACGTCTATGATGGTTTGCAAGTTCCGATCGAGGTCGAAACCGGCGGGATTGGCCTCGGCAATCTGTTCAATGTGCCGACGTCGAAGTCGACCGGTTTTGAACTTGAGACATCCTGGGAAGCCACCGACTGGTTCGAATTCAATGCCAACTACGCCTATCTCGATGCGCGGATCACTCAGATCGATATGCTCTTTGATGATCCAAATCTGCCGGGCAACAATCTGATCAGCATTGATGGCAACCGCTTGCCGGCATCGTCAAAGCACAAACTTTCCGTGTCAGGCCTGATCGACGTGCCGCTTGCTCAGGGGGACCTGTTCTTTGCGGGGAGCTACGTCTATCGCTCAAACGCCTACTACGGTGTTTTTGACAATCCAAACTACCGCGCTCCGGGTTGGGATCAGGTGGATCTGCGTGCGACATATGTGGCACCCGACCGGAACATCCGCTTGATCGCTTATGTCCGCAATGTCTTCGATACGCTTGGCTATGACGGTGCAGATGCACTGGAAGGAAGCCGGTCTTCGCGTTTTGGCCAGACGTTGAGCTACACTCCGCCGCGCAGTTTTGGCGCAGAGGTTCAGTTCAGCTTTTGA